In the genome of Quercus robur chromosome 3, dhQueRobu3.1, whole genome shotgun sequence, one region contains:
- the LOC126718094 gene encoding zinc finger protein CONSTANS-LIKE 15-like yields the protein MVSPGSRRIGETVPCDFCSEQIAVLYCRADSAKLCLFCDQHVHSANLLSRKHLRSQICDNCSSEPVSVRCSTDNLVLCQECDLDAHGSCSVSASHDRSPIEGFSGCPSALDLASLWGLDLDDKKANQSAPSIQDWCGGGGQDLFVPSSAWMFNNDYNNNSKSSAGLCYQDLIVPNNSSSGGAILGGNCGGIVTASKSCGKQRHVIYKQLVELFKRDLPCGGGDNGRVDGGDDDHGVVGSANSGGGGGGGVVQVQQSVQQQQHQTVPFTTLLTMPTTSHVDLKETDHRTVSRDMLWDCDHNAQSTQIWDFNLGRLRGHEEPGTLEVAYGGNEAGFMIKNIGELLKESSLANAKMLGDMYPMNCPVTHDDMAFNNNSNNPTASQGPATSESNNLPVGRSESVSAFGKARGSSGSKDIHYVEQPFLVRVDSVQTAATTKADMELLAQNRGNAMQRYKEKKKTRRYDKHIRYESRKARADTRKRVKGRFVKASEAPDGC from the exons atggtgAGCCCTGGATCGCGACGAATCGGAGAGACCGTGCCCTGCGATTTCTGCAGTGAGCAAATCGCGGTTCTCTATTGTAGAGCCGACTCGGCCAAGCTCTGCTTGTTCTGTGACCAGCACGTTCACTCGGCGAATCTTCTTTCGCGGAAGCATCTCCGGTCACAGATCTGCGATAACTGTAGCTCCGAACCCGTTTCGGTTCGGTGCTCCACGGATAACCTCGTGCTTTGCCAGGAGTGTGATTTGGACGCTCACGGTAGTTGCTCTGTGTCGGCCTCACACGATCGGAGCCCAATCGAAGGCTTCTCTGGCTGCCCCTCAGCTCTCGACCTCGCTTCCCTTTGGGGCTTAGATCTCGATGATAAGAAGGCGAATCAATCCGCGCCGTCCATCCAGGACTGGTGCGGCGGCGGCGGTCAAGATTTGTTCGTGCCTTCGTCGGCGTGGATGTTCAACAACGACTATAACAACAACAGCAAATCGAGCGCGGGATTGTGTTATCAGGACTTGATTGTTCCCAACAACAGCAGCAGCGGCGGCGCGATTCTCGGCGGGAATTGCGGGGGGATCGTAACCGCTTCGAAGAGCTGCGGGAAGCAGAGGCACGTGATTTATAAGCAGCTGGTGGAGCTTTTCAAGAGGGATTTACCTTGTGGTGGTGGCGATAACGGAAGAGTTGACGGCGGCGATGATGATCATGGAGTTGTGGGTTCCGCtaatagtggtggtggtggtggtggtggtgttgttcAAGTTCAACAATCGGTGCAGCAGCAGCAACATCAAACGGTGCCGTTTACGACTTTGCTTACGATGCCAACGACGTCGCACGTGGATTTGAAGGAAACCGATCATCGCACTGTGAGTCGGGATATGCTGTGGGATTGTGATCACAATGCTCAGAGTACTCAG ATATGGGATTTTAATCTAGGACGGTTGAGAGGTCATGAAGAACCTGGTACACTGGAAGTTGCCTATGGTGGAAATGAGGCAGGctttatgataaaaaatattgGTGAACTCTTGAAAGAATCCTCTTTGGCTAATGCAAAAATGTTGGGAGATATGTACCCAATGAATTGCCCTGTTACACATGATGATATGGCATTTAAT AACAACTCAAATAACCCAACAGCAAGCCAGGGGCCGGCGACATCTGAAAGCAACAACCTACCTGTAGGAAGGTCAGAATCAGTTTCAGCATTTGGTAAAGCAAGAGGTTCCAGTGGCTCCAAAGACATCCACTATGTGGAGCAACCGTTTCTTGTGAGAGTTGATTCTGTGCAAACAGCAGCTACAACCAAGGCTGACATGGAGCTGTTGGCACAGAACAGAGGCAATGCCATGCAGCGTtacaaggagaagaagaaaacccGAAG ATATGATAAGCACATAAGGTACGAGTCAAGAAAAGCAAGAGCTGATACCAGGAAGCGAGTGAAGGGTCGATTTGTGAAGGCTAGTGAAGCTCCTGATGGTTGTTAA